A genomic region of Prionailurus viverrinus isolate Anna chromosome D4, UM_Priviv_1.0, whole genome shotgun sequence contains the following coding sequences:
- the ZNF462 gene encoding zinc finger protein 462 isoform X8: protein MEVLQCDGCDFRAPSYEDLKAHIQDVHTAFLQPTDVAEDNANEPRSGSMNASNQTEVEYSSIKDEFAIAEDLSGQNATALGTGSYYGHSPGYYGQHIAPNPKPTNKFFQCKFCVRYFRSKNLLIEHTRKVHGAQAEGSSAGPPVPGSLNYNIMMHEGFGKVFSCQFCTYKSPRRARIIKHQKMYHKNNLKETTAPLPAPAPMPDPVVPPVSLQDPCKELPAEVVERSILESMVKPLTKSRGNFCCEWCSYQTPRRERWCDHMMKKHRSMVKILSSLRQQQEGTNLPEVQNKSAPSPTSNSTYLSMNAASREMPSANVSNFRGSISNSIMRPNSSSASKFSPVSYPQMKPKSPHNSGLVNLAERSRYGMADMTNSSADLETNSMLNDSSSDEELNEIDSENGLNAMDHQTSGMSAEQLMGSDGNKLLETKGIPFRRFMNRFQCPFCPFLTMHRRSISRHIENIHLSGKTAVYKCDECPFTCKSSLKLGAHKQCHTGTASDWDAVNSQSESISSSLNEGVVSYESSSINGRKSGVLLDPLQQQQPPPPPPPPPPPPSQPQPPQLQPPHQVPAQPQPQPAPTQQPQPPVPAPPLHPYKCTMCSYSTTTLKGLRVHQQHKHSFCDNLPKFEGQPSSLPLESETDSHPSSSNTVKKSQTSILGLSSKNNFVAKASRKLANDFPLDLSPVKKRTRIDEIASNLQSKINQTKQQEDAVINVEDDEEEEDDNEVEIEVELDREEEPTEPVMEVATSFSAQQIWARDAGEPQKEPNFRSVTHDYNATNGAEIELTLSEDEEDYYGSSTNMKDHQVANTALLNTQTPIYGTEHNSENTDFGDSGRLYYCKHCDFNNKSARSVSTHYQRMHPYIKFSFRYILDPNDHSAVYRCLECYIDYTNFEDLQQHYGEHHPEAMNVLNFDHSDLIYRCRFCSYTSPNVRSLMPHYQRMHPTVKINNAMIFSSYVVEQQEGLSTESQTLREILNSAPKSMATSTPVARGGGLPATFNKSTPSKTFTPECENQKDPSVNTVVVYDCDVCSFASPNMHSVLVHYQKKHPEEKASYFRIQKTMRMVSVDRGSALSQLSFEVGAPMSPKMSNMGSPPPPQPPPPDLSTELYYCKHCSYSNRSVVGVLVHYQKRHPEIKVTAKYIRQAPPTAAMMRGSEGPQGSPRPPAPMQQLNRSSSERDGPPVENEMFFCQHCDYGNRTVKGVLIHYQKKHRDFKANADVIRQHTATIRSLCDRNQKKPASCVLVAPSAVERDKTKLRALKCRQCSYTSPYFYALRKHIKKDHPALKATVTSIMRWAFLDGSIEAGYHCEWCIYSHTEPSGLLLHYQRRHPEHYVDYTYMATKLWAGPDPSPPSLTMPTEAKTYRCRDCVFEAMSIWDITNHYQAFHPWAMNGDESVLLDIIKEKDAVENVLPPSEELVGPVNCDNSMPAPLPEQDAECPEDARLSPEKSIQLASANPAISSTPYQCTVCQSEYNNLHGLLTHYGKKHPGMKVKAADFAQDIDINPGAVYKCRHCPYINTRIHGVLTHYQKRHPAIKVTAEDFVHDVEQSADIAQNDVEETSRIFKQGYGAYRCKLCPYTHGTLEKLKIHYEKYHNQPEFDVFSQSPPKLPVSLEPEMTTEVSPSQVSVTEEEVGEEPVSTSHFSTSHLVSHTVFRCQLCKYFCSTRKGIARHYRIKHNNVRAQPEGKNNLFKCALCAYTNPIRKGLAAHYQKRHDIDAYYTHCLAASRTISDKPNKVIIPSPPKDDSPQLSEELRRAVEKKKCSLCSFQSFSKKGIVSHYMKRHPGVFPKKQHASKLGGYFTAVYADEHEKPLLMEEEERGSFEKAEVEGGEAQEIEWLPFRCVKCFKLSFSTAELLCMHYTDHHSRDLKRDFVILGSGPRLQSPAYQCKHCDSKLQSTAELTSHLNIHNEEFQKRAKRQERRKQLLSKQKYADGAFADFKQERPFGHLEEVPKIKERKVVGYKCKFCVEVHPTLRAICNHLRKHVQYGSVPAVSAAVKVGPSSSYVSRPGCVSIWFPSTRIVWWKQKIRASRRRPKTPPTCSWMDWKQPKMPLAPWWTGWMVNTACLMECWRMKPGRGDTIVS, encoded by the exons ATGGAGGTGCTTCAGTGCGATGGCTGTGACTTCAGAGCCCCGTCTTATGAAGATCTCAAGGCGCACATTCAGGATGTCCACACGGCATTTCTGCAGCCAACTGATGTTGCTGAAGACAATGCTAACGAGCCACGATCCGGGTCCATGAATGCCAGTAATCAGACAGAGGTGGAGTATTCCTCTATAAAGGACGAATTTGCGATCGCAGAGGATTTATCAG GTCAAAATGCAACCGCATTGGGGACCGGAAGCTACTATGGCCACAGTCCAGGATATTACGGTCAGCATATTGCCCCTAATCCCAAACCAACAAACAAGTTTTTTCAATGCAAGTTCTGCGTCCGCTACTTCAGGTCAAAAAACCTCCTCATCGAACACACAAGGAAGGTCCACGGAGCTCAAGCTGAAGGGAGTTCGGCGGGACCCCCTGTTCCCGGATCCTTAAATTATAATATCATGATGCACGAGGGATTTGGAAAGGTCTTCTCTTGCCAGTTTTGCACATACAAGTCACCGAGGAGGGCAAGAATCATTAAGCATCAGAAAATGTATCACAAAAACAACTTGAAGGAGACCAcggctcccctccctgcccctgctccaaTGCCAGACCCCGTGGTCCCACCCGTGTCTCTGCAGGACCCCTGCAAAGAACTGCCGGCAGAGGTCGTGGAGCGCAGCATCTTGGAGTCTATGGTCAAGCCTTTGACCAAGTCTCGAGGCAACTTTTGCTGTGAGTGGTGCAGCTACCAGACCCCCCGCCGGGAACGCTGGTGCGACCACATGATGAAGAAGCATCGCAGTATGGTCAAGATCCTTTCCAGCCTCAGACAGCAGCAAGAAGGGACGAACCTCCCCGAAGTGCAGAACAAAAGCGCCCCCAGCCCCACTTCCAATTCCACCTATCTGTCCATGAATGCTGCCAGCCGGGAGATGCCCAGCGCTAACGTCTCCAACTTCCGCGGCTCCATCAGTAACTCCATCATGAGACCCAATTCCTCGTCCGCTTCCAAGTTTTCACCCGTGTCTTACCCGCAGATGAAGCCGAAGTCCCCTCACAACTCTGGCCTGGTTAACTTGGCGGAGAGATCGCGTTACGGGATGGCTGACATGACCAACTCCTCTGCCGACCTGGAAACTAACAGCATGCTGAATGACTCCAGTTCTGATGAGGAGTTGAACGAAATAGACAGCGAGAATGGCTTAAATGCCATGGATCACCAGACTTCCGGCATGTCTGCGGAGCAGCTGATGGGCTCAGATGGCAACAAACTGTTGGAGACCAAGGGGATTCCGTTCCGAAGGTTCATGAATAGGTTCCAGTGCCCCTTTTGTCCTTTCCTCACTATGCATCGACGCAGCATCTCCCGTCACATAGAAAACATCCACTTGTCCGGAAAGACTGCCGTCTATAAATGTGACGAGTGTCCGTTTACTTGCAAGAGCTCGTTAAAACTCGGCGCTCACAAACAGTGTCACACGGGTACAGCGTCAGATTGGGATGCCGTGAATTCCCAGAGTGAGAGCATTTCTTCTTCGCTGAATGAAGGTGTGGTGTCTTACGAGAGCTCGAGCATCAACGGGAGGAAGTCAGGAGTCCTGCTGGATCCCTTGCAGCAGCAAcagccaccgccgccgccgccgccaccaccaccgCCTCCGTCCCAACCGCAGCCACCGCAGCTACAGCCGCCGCACCAGGTACCGGCGCAGCCGCAGCCCCAGCCCGCACCGACGCAGCAGCCGCAGCCTCCCGTgccagccccgcccctgcaccCTTACAAGTGCACCATGTGTAGTTACTCCACCACGACTCTGAAAGGGCTGCGAGTCCATCAGCAGCACAAACACTCGTTCTGCGACAACTTGCCAAAATTCGAGGGGCAGCCCTCAAGCCTGCCACTGGAAAGCGAGACAGACAGCCACCCCTCTTCCAGCAACACTGTGAAGAAAAGCCAGACCTCAATTCTTGGGCTGTCCTCCAAGAACAATTTTGTAGCTAAGGCCTCCCGGAAGCTCGCCAATGACTTTCCCCTCGATTTATCGCCCGTGAAGAAGAGAACTAGGATTGACGAGATAGCCAGCAACCTGCAGAGCAAAATTAACCAAACGAAGCAGCAGGAGGACGCAGTGATCAATGTGGAGGACGacgaggaggaagaggatgacAACGAAGTGGAGATAGAGGTGGAGTTGGACAGGGAGGAAGAGCCAACGGAGCCAGTCATGGAGGTGGCCACTTCCTTTTCGGCCCAGCAGATCTGGGCGAGAGATGCCGGGGAGCCCCAGAAGGAGCCCAACTTCAGAAGCGTCACCCACGATTACAACGCCACCAACGGTGCGGAGATTGAGCTCACCCTGTCTGAAGACGAAGAGGATTATTACGGCTCCTCAACAAACATGAAAGATCACCAGGTCGCCAACACCGCTCTGCTGAACACCCAGACTCCTATCTACGGAACCGAGCACAATAGCGAGAACACAGACTTTGGTGACTCCGGAAGGCTTTACTATTGCAAACACTGTGACTTTAACAACAAATCTGCCCGGAGCGTCAGCACCCACTACCAACGAATGCACCCGTACATTAAATTCAGCTTTAGGTACATCTTGGACCCCAACGATCACAGTGCAGTGTACAGGTGCCTGGAATGCTACATCGATTACACCAACTTTGAAGACCTGCAGCAGCACTACGGCGAACACCACCCAGAAGCCATGAATGTACTCAACTTCGACCATTCGGACCTGATCTACCGGTGTCGGTTTTGTTCCTACACGAGCCCGAATGTCCGAAGCCTGATGCCACATTACCAAAGAATGCATCCCACGGTGAAGATTAACAACGCGATGATATTTTCCAGCTACGTCGTGGAGCAGCAGGAAGGGCTGAGTACGGAATCCCAGACGCTGAGGGAGATTCTGAATTCGGCCCCCAAGAGCATGGCGACTTCCACTCCCGTGGCTCGCGGTGGCGGTCTGCCAGCTACATTTAATAAAAGCACTCCTTCAAAGACCTTTACTCCAGAATGTGAAAATCAGAAGGACCCCTCAGTTAACACTGTTGTCGTTTACGATTGTGACGTTTGCTCGTTCGCAAGCCCCAACATGCATTCTGTCTTGGTTCATTATCAGAAGAAACACCCTGAAGAAAAGGCTTCCTACTTTAGGATCCAGAAAACCATGCGAATGGTGTCTGTGGACAGGGGCTCTGCCCTTTCTCAATTATCATTTGAGGTGGGTGCTCCAATGTCTCCCAAAATGTCCAACAtgggttccccaccccccccacaacccccgCCACCAGACCTCAGTACTGAGCTTTACTACTGCAAACACTGTTCCTACAGCAATCGGTCAGTTGTGGGAGTGCTTGTCCACTACCAGAAAAGACACCCAGAAATAAAGGTTACTGCCAAATATATCAGACAGGCTCCTCCCACAGCTGCAATGATGAGAGGGTCCGAGGGGCCCCAAGGCTCCCCCCGGCCACCCGCCCCCATGCAACAGCTGAACCGAAGCAGCTCTGAGAGAGACGGCCCTCCTGTGGAGAATGAGATGTTCTTTTGCCAGCACTGTGATTACGGGAACCGGACGGTCAAAGGTGTACTCATTCACTATCAGAAGAAGCACCGAGACTTCAAGGCCAACGCGGACGTGATCCGGCAACACACGGCCACCATCCGAAGCCTCTGTGACCGCAACCAGAAGAAGCCTGCCAGCTGTGTGCTTGTCGCCCCCTCTGCCGTGGAGCGGGACAAAACCAAACTGCGAGCGCTCAAGTGTAGGCAGTGCTCGTATACCTCCCCCTACTTCTATGCACTGAGGAAGCATATCAAGAAAGACCACCCTGCCCTGAAGGCCACAGTCACGTCCATCATGCGGTGGGCATTTCTAGACGGCTCGATAGAAGCTGGCTACCACTGCGAGTGGTGCATCTACTCCCACACAGAGCCCAGCGGTTTGCTCCTACATTACCAGAGGAGGCATCCGGAGCACTATGTTGACTATACTTACATGGCTACCAAACTCTGGGCTGGGCCCGacccatcccctccctctctcaccatGCCCACCGAAGCCAAAACGTACAGATGCCGAGACTGTGTTTTCGAGGCCATGTCCATCTGGGACATCACCAATCACTACCAAGCATTCCATCCCTGGGCCATGAACGGTGACGAGTCGGTGCTGCTGGATATCATCAAGGAGAAAGACGCCGTCGAGAATGTCCTCCCTCCGTCCGAAGAGCTGGTGGGCCCCGTGAATTGTGACAACAGTATGCCCGCTCCGCTCCCCGAGCAGGACGCCGAATGCCCTGAGGACGCCCGGCTTTCCCCCGAGAAAAGCATCCAGCTGGCCTCCGCCAACCCCGCCATATCGTCCACCCCATACCAGTGCACCGTGTGCCAGTCCGAGTATAACAACCTGCACGGCCTCCTCACCCACTATGGGAAGAAGCACCCTGGCATGAAGGTGAAGGCTGCTGACTTCGCCCAGGACATCGACATCAACCCGGGCGCCGTCTACAAATGCAGGCATTGCCCGTACATCAACACCCGCATCCACGGCGTCCTGACCCATTACCAGAAGCGACACCCGGCCATCAAGGTGACCGCTGAGGACTTCGTGCACGACGTGGAGCAGTCCGCCGACATCGCCCAGAACGACGTGGAGGAGACGAGCAGGATCTTCAAGCAAGGCTACGGCGCCTACCGCTGCAAACTGTGTCCGTACACACACGGCACCTTGGAGAAGCTCAAAATCCACTACGAGAAGTATCACAATCAGCCTGAATTTGATGTGTTTTCCCAGTCGCCCCCGAAGCTGCCAGTCTCCCTCGAGCCCGAGATGACCACTGAGGTGAGCCCCTCCCAGGTGTCCGTCACcgaggaggaggtgggagaggagccCGTGTCCACGTCTCACTTCTCTACCTCGCACCTGGTCTCCCACACGGTGTTCCGCTGTCAGCTGTGCAAGTACTTCTGCTCCACGAGGAAGGGCATCGCCAGGCACTACCGCATCAAGCACAACAACGTGCGAGCCCAGCCCGAGGGCAAGAACAACCTCTTCAAGTGCGCCCTGTGCGCCTACACCAACCCCATCCGCAAAGGGCTGGCGGCCCACTACCAGAAGCGCCACGACATCGACGCCTATTACACGCACTGCCTGGCGGCCTCCAGGACCATCAGCGACAAGCCCAACAAGGTGATCATCCCGTCCCCGCCCAAGGACGACTCCCCGCAGCTCAGCGAGGAGCTCCGGCGGGCCGTGGAGAAGAAGAAGTGCTCCCTGTGCTCCTTTCAGTCCTTCAGCAAGAAGGGCATCGTGTCCCATTACATGAAGCGCCACCCGGGGGTGTTCCCCAAGAAGCAGCACGCCAGCAAGCTGGGCGGCTACTTCACCGCCGTCTACGCCGACGAGCACGAGAAGCCGCTGCtgatggaagaggaggagagaggcagctTCGAGAAAGCCGAGGTGGAGGGAGGCGAGGCCCAGGAGATCGAGTGGCTCCCGTTCCGCTGCGTCAAGTGCTTCAAGCTGTCTTTCAGCACGGCGGAGCTGCTGTGTATGCATTACACTGACCACCACAGTCGGGACCTGAAGAGGGACTTCGTCATTCTGGGCAGCGGCCCCCGCTTGCAGAGCCCCGCCTACCAGTGTAAGCACTGTGATAGCAAACTGCAAAGCACAGCGGAGCTGACCTCACACTTGAACATTCACAATGAGGAATTCCAGAAGCGTGCCAAACGTCAGGAGAGGAGGAAACAGCTTTTGAGCAAGCAGAAATATGCAGATGGTGCTTTTGCAGATTTCAAACAAGAGAGG CCTTTTGGTCACTTAGAAGAGGTGCCAAAGATCAAGGAGAGGAAGGTGGTGGGCTACAAGTGTAAATTCTGTGTGGAAGTGCACCCGACGCTCCGAGCCATCTGCAATCATCTCCGGAAACACGTCCAGTACGGCAGCGTCCCGGCTGTGTCCGCCGCCGTGAAG